A window of Candidatus Woesearchaeota archaeon genomic DNA:
GTGAGCGATTGAAAGATTTAAAGAGGCCTAATAATGATTTGAAAAATTACCCAGTTATTGATAAAAATTACTCACCAGAATATGCTTCTAACAATAAACAATATTTAATAAAAAAAAATTAATAAAAAAATTAAAAGTTATTTTTTAGTTTTCTAGTGCTGTATTTATTGCTTGTTCAAATACTGCGTATGGTTGTGCTCCGCTTATAAGTTCTCCATTTATTATAAACCCTGGAGTTCCTTTAATACCATTAGCCTGACCTTCCGCCATATCATCCTTAACCTTCTGCGCATACTCACCAGAATCCAAACAACTATTAAACTGCTCAACATCCAAACCTAACTCAACAGCATACTGCTTAAACCCAGCAA
This region includes:
- a CDS encoding DsbA family protein, whose product is AGFKQYAVELGLDVEQFNSCLDSGEYAQKVKDDMAEGQANGIKGTPGFIINGELISGAQPYAVFEQAINTALEN